In Aquila chrysaetos chrysaetos chromosome 10, bAquChr1.4, whole genome shotgun sequence, the following proteins share a genomic window:
- the KLHL24 gene encoding kelch-like protein 24 encodes MVLILGRRLNREDSGIRDSPATKRKVFEMDPKSLSGPEFFDFSSGSSHAESILQIFNEFRDSRLFTDVIICVEGREFPCHRAVLSACSSYFRAMFCNDHRESREMLVEINGIFAEAMDCFLQYVYTGKVKITTENVQYLFETSSLFQISVLRDACAKFLEEQLDPCNCLGIQRFADTHSLKTLFTKCRNFALQTFEDVSQHEEFLELGKDELIDYICSDELVISKEEMVFEAVMRWVYRAVDLRRPVLHELLTHVRLPLLHPNYFVQTVEVDQLIQNSPECYQLLHEARRYHILGNEMMSPRTRPRRSTGYSEVIVVVGGCERVGGFNLPYTECYDPVTGEWKSLAKLPEFTKSEYAVCALRNDILVSGGRINSRDVWIYNSQLNIWIRVASLNKGRWRHKMAVLLGKVYVVGGYDGQNRLSSVECYDSFSNRWTEVAPLKEAVSSPAVTSCVGKLFVIGGGPDDNTCSDKVQSYDPDTNSWLLRATIPIAKRCITAVSLNNLIYVAGGLTKAIYCYDPAEDYWMHVQNTFSRQENCGMSVCNGKIYILGGRRENGEATDTILCYDPATGIITGVAAMPRPVSYHGCVTIHRYNEKGFKL; translated from the exons ATGGTACTAATATTGGGACGCAGACTGAATAGAGAGGATAGTGGGATACGAGATTCCCCTGCAACCAAGCGGAAAGTTTTTGAAATGGACCCAAAATCATTGTCAGGCCCTGAGTTTTTCGACTTCTCCTCGGGATCATCCCATGCTGAAAGCATTCTTCAGATCTTCAATGAATTTCGAGACAGCCGGTTGTTCACAGATGTTATTATCTGTGTGGAGGGAAGGGAGTTTCCCTGCCATCGAGCGGTTCtctcagcctgcagcagctACTTCAGAGCTATGTTTTGCAACGATCATAGAGAAAGTAGAGAGATGTTAGTGGAGATCAATGGCATTTTTGCCGAAGCTATGGATTGCTTTTTACAGTATGTATACACTGGCAAGGTGAAAATCACTACAGAGAACGTGCAGTATCTCTTTGAAACATCAAGTCTCTTTCAGATCAGTGTTTTGCGTGATGCCTGTGCCAAGTTCCTGGAAGAACAGCTGGATCCTTGCAATTGCCTGGGAATTCAGCGCTTTGCAGATACGCACTCGCTCAAGACACTGTTTACCAAGTGCAGGAATTTTGCGCTGCAGACATTTGAGGATGTGTCCCAGCACGAAGAATTCCTTGAACTGGGGAAGGATGAACTTATTGATTACATTTGCAGTGATGAACTGGTGATCAGTAAGGAAGAGATGGTGTTTGAAGCTGTCATGCGCTGGGTGTACCGGGCGGTTGACTTGCGAAGACCAGTGTTGCATGAACTTCTGACGCATGTCAGGCTCCCGTTGTTACACCCAAACTACTTCGTTCAGACTGTGGAAGTGGACCAGCTGATTCAGAATTCCCCAGAATGCTATCAGCTGCTGCATGAAGCCAGGCGATACCATATCCTTGGAAATGAGATGATGTCTCCCAGAACTAGGCCACGCAG ATCAACTGGTTATTCTGAGGTGATAGTTGTTGTTGGAGGCTGTGAACGAGTTGGAGGGTTTAATTTGCCATATACTGAGTGCTACGATCCTGTAACAGGAGAGTGGAAGTCACTGGCTAAACTTCCAGAGTTTACCAAGTCTGAGTATGCAGTGTGTGCTCTACGGAATGATATTCTTGTTTCAG gtggAAGAATCAATAGCCGAGATGTTTGGATTTATAACTCTCAACTTAACATTTGGATCAGAGTTGCCTCCTTAAATAAAGGCAGATGGCGTCATAAAATGGCTGTTCTTCTTGGTAAA GTATATGTTGTTGGAGGATATGATGGGCAAAACCGCCTCAGCAGTGTAGAGTGTTACGATTCATTTTCTAATCGATGGACAGAGGTGGCTCCCCTTAAAGAAGCTGTGAGCTCTCCAGCAGTCACCAGCTGTGTTGGCAAACTGTTTGTGATCGGGGGTGGTCCTGATGACAACACGTGTTCTGACAAG gttCAGTCTTACGATCCCGATACTAATTCTTGGTTGCTCCGTGCAACTATCCCTATTGCAAAAAGATGTATTACGGCTGTGTCTTTAAACAATCTGATCTACGTTGCTGGTGGGCTTACCAAAGCCATATACTGCTATGATCCAGCTGAAGACTACTGGATGCATGTACAGAATACATTCAGCAGACAG GAGAATTGTGGCATGTCTGTGTGTAATGGAAAAATCTATATCCTTGGTGGAAGACGAGAAAATGGTGAAGCCACAGACACTATTCTTTGTTATGACCCTGCAACAGGCATTATCACAGGAGTAGCAGCCATGCCCAGGCCAGTATCATATCATGGCTGTGTGACGATTCATAGATATAATGAAAAAGGctttaaactgtaa